The Posidoniimonas polymericola genome includes the window TGGCTTGACGCTCAGGCCAGGACGTCGGTCTGACAGCCCGTTGAGATTGCCGTTGGGCCGCGAGGCGCCGTGATCACGCCCTAGCTCGGCGAGTGTGGAGGGCTGCCGGGGCGGGGCGTTGATCGGGCTCGCTAGAATGTCACCATGGTGCCGTCGGTCGCCAGATCGATCACGGTGGTGAAGCCGCCGTCTTCGGCCTCCGATAAGACTTCCGCTGCGGGCGGGGCGTCGGGGCCGCCGGTGATGCACGTGTTCCGGCAGACCGAGCACATGATCAGTCGCCCGCCTGCGGCCAGGTAGTTGTCGATGAGCTCCGTCAGCGGCGGGAACCCCTGTACCGCGATGCCCTGGGCGCTGCCGCTGTAACCCCACACCGCGCCGTCGCTGGTAAGGAACACCACAGCGTTGTGCCCGACAGCGGTGGCGGCCAGCCCGCAGGAGAAGGCGAGAGTCGCGTTCTTGCCGTTGTCCGACTTGCCGACTGTCAGGATGACCACCACGTTGTGCGCGTCTTGCGGCATAGGTATCGGCGCCGTGAGTCTAGTGGCAAGTGGCGAGTGGCTAGACGAGGGTGATGACCGCCCGCTGCAGCTCTTCTTCTTCGGTGAACTGGTCGACGGTGTGTCCGGTGCGTCGGGCCCAGGCCTCGAGGTCGGGACGGAACGCAAGGTCGGTGGCGGTGACCTCGATCCTCTTGCCGGGGCCCAGGCCGCGGGCCGCCTTCGTCAGCTCGACGATCGGCATCGGGCAGTTCAGCCCTTGGCAATCCAGTTGCAGGTCTACCATGGGGCTGTCGCTCCGGCCGGATAGGAAGGGCGCCGGCCCGCTTGGGGACGCGGCTTCTCACGCAGCTTATCGGCGTCGTGGTGCACTCGGCGCCAGCGACTCGCGGTGAACCCTGTGCCCGGCGCGCTGCGCGGGGCCGGGCGTAGCGGTCAGGCAAGAGGGGGCCGCCCGGCACGCGGTCGCGGGCGCCTTACGAATAATCGCGTGGCGGCCTACAATCAAAAGCATCCCTGCATTGTTCGGATCTTACCTATTCGGATTGAGCACGCGTTGCCACGGAAGAAGAAAACACGCGAACTCGCTGTGGTCGGTTGGCGGGAGTGGGTCCGACTCGACCTGCTTGGTGTCCAGGCGATCAAGGCCAAGGTCGACACCGGCGCCAGGACGTCGTCGCTGCACGCGTTCCGGGTCAAGACCTTCGAGAAGGACGGCGCTCCGCACGTCCGCTTCCAAGTACACCCGGAGCAACGCAAGACCAAGCCGACGGTCGAGTGCGAGTGGCCGGTCCACGAGTTCCGCAAGGTGCGGAGCTCTTCGGGCCACGAGGCGCTGCGACCGGTGATCCTGACGGAAATCGTCGTGGCCGGCCAGGCCTTTGAGATCGAGCTGACGCTCGCCAACCGCGACCAGATGGGCTTCCGCATGCTGCTTGGCCGCGAGGCCCTGCGAGACCGATTCGTCGTGGACTCGGGGCGCTCCTACGTGGGCGGACCCCGGAACAAGTGAGCCGGCTCGCCGCCTCGCCCCCGCCCCTCACGCAACTCAA containing:
- a CDS encoding sulfurtransferase TusA family protein: MVDLQLDCQGLNCPMPIVELTKAARGLGPGKRIEVTATDLAFRPDLEAWARRTGHTVDQFTEEEELQRAVITLV
- a CDS encoding DsrE family protein codes for the protein MPQDAHNVVVILTVGKSDNGKNATLAFSCGLAATAVGHNAVVFLTSDGAVWGYSGSAQGIAVQGFPPLTELIDNYLAAGGRLIMCSVCRNTCITGGPDAPPAAEVLSEAEDGGFTTVIDLATDGTMVTF
- a CDS encoding ATP-dependent zinc protease family protein codes for the protein MPRKKKTRELAVVGWREWVRLDLLGVQAIKAKVDTGARTSSLHAFRVKTFEKDGAPHVRFQVHPEQRKTKPTVECEWPVHEFRKVRSSSGHEALRPVILTEIVVAGQAFEIELTLANRDQMGFRMLLGREALRDRFVVDSGRSYVGGPRNK